In Ferroplasma sp., a single window of DNA contains:
- a CDS encoding Lrp/AsnC family transcriptional regulator produces MKDIEIIKSMMALKTNNLQTIADTVGISKSSVQKRIKKMEEDHIIKGFIPELNEDLLPETSTAISMIKAKYGPGYAEEIGKQISQITGICSLYYILGDYDFMAVIKARGRKDLERIINSISAIERVERSNTITVLSTMLEDLTLFYRLD; encoded by the coding sequence ATGAAAGATATTGAGATCATAAAAAGCATGATGGCCTTGAAAACGAATAATCTCCAGACTATTGCCGATACGGTAGGCATATCAAAATCTTCAGTACAGAAGAGGATAAAAAAAATGGAGGAGGACCATATAATAAAGGGTTTTATTCCAGAATTAAATGAGGATCTATTGCCTGAAACATCAACTGCCATATCTATGATAAAGGCAAAATATGGGCCGGGTTATGCCGAGGAGATAGGTAAGCAAATTTCACAGATTACTGGGATATGTTCTCTGTATTATATCCTCGGAGATTATGATTTTATGGCTGTAATAAAAGCTAGAGGAAGAAAGGATTTAGAGAGAATAATTAATAGTATTTCAGCAATAGAAAGGGTTGAAAGAAGTAATACCATTACCGTACTTAGCACTATGCTAGAAGACTTAACTCTATTTTACCGCCTAGATTGA
- a CDS encoding YncE family protein: MSVECANGPAVYDPSNNYTYAIGMLMGVVGVYGVKNPSFCFIPIDTPVRQIFYDPINQYVYISSIGNNNVYMLKNNEIKNKLMVGDCPTAFTYDPHNDHIFVDNSWSDNITVLNGTTNTIIKSIKVGTDPYSISYNPENREVGFVNGTNCQYYLLNSSNGAIRSGNMNNPYSAYDPSNGYVYLPRIHNSYVSVREKSTNKLIKHITVENCPADVAYNPINNYLYVTHMNSGNITVINGTTNTIIKEIPVGSATDDIVYDSFNNYIYALELFCRHVVVINTTTNSVAKNIYMQSIPDGIAYDPLNNYIYVGESSTANVSIIDSATNKIIENIGVGESPNSIAYDPLNNYIYVANGVSGTISIIYTGTPATENYSLTFTATGISPGTGWFVNLTYGSIYINSGETKNTSYTFPVLNGTYDFNIEVENNKYLGSPASGIIVVHGSDISKSINFLKTYKVNFVESGLSSNITWYVTGNGISKHTASPENITFIVLNGTYTFTVTNISNYRIIKTHYKVVVNGHNVTVKLNYQKISKPISISRIDLYSIVSGAVIALLTALYLIRRRKNR, translated from the coding sequence ATGTCCGTAGAATGTGCTAATGGCCCTGCAGTATATGACCCATCAAACAATTATACTTATGCAATTGGAATGCTTATGGGAGTAGTTGGAGTATACGGTGTAAAGAATCCGTCATTTTGTTTTATACCGATTGACACACCGGTCAGGCAGATTTTCTATGATCCTATAAACCAATATGTTTATATCTCCAGTATTGGAAATAACAATGTCTATATGTTAAAGAATAATGAAATAAAAAATAAGCTCATGGTAGGCGACTGTCCAACTGCTTTTACATATGATCCTCATAATGATCATATATTTGTTGACAATTCCTGGTCCGATAATATCACAGTTTTAAATGGCACAACAAATACAATAATAAAAAGTATAAAGGTTGGGACAGATCCATACAGTATTTCATATAATCCGGAAAACAGAGAAGTTGGTTTTGTAAACGGCACCAATTGTCAGTATTATTTGTTAAACAGTTCAAACGGGGCAATAAGATCCGGAAATATGAACAATCCTTATTCCGCATATGACCCGTCAAATGGATACGTTTATCTTCCTAGGATACATAATAGCTATGTCTCTGTTAGGGAAAAATCTACTAATAAACTGATTAAACACATAACCGTGGAAAATTGCCCTGCAGATGTGGCATATAATCCAATAAACAACTATCTGTATGTTACCCATATGAATTCGGGCAATATCACTGTTATAAATGGTACGACAAATACAATAATAAAGGAAATTCCGGTAGGATCGGCCACTGATGACATAGTTTATGATTCTTTTAACAACTATATCTATGCTCTGGAATTATTTTGTAGGCATGTTGTAGTAATTAATACCACAACTAATAGTGTGGCTAAAAATATATACATGCAATCTATTCCAGATGGAATTGCATATGACCCATTAAACAATTATATATACGTTGGAGAGTCTTCTACAGCGAATGTATCAATAATAGATAGTGCAACAAATAAAATTATAGAAAATATAGGCGTTGGCGAGTCTCCTAATTCAATAGCATATGACCCATTAAACAATTATATATATGTTGCAAATGGTGTTTCTGGTACGATATCCATAATCTATACAGGAACTCCAGCCACGGAAAATTATTCTTTGACGTTTACGGCTACCGGAATTTCTCCTGGAACAGGATGGTTTGTGAATTTAACTTATGGATCAATCTATATCAATTCAGGGGAGACCAAAAACACATCTTATACTTTTCCAGTTTTAAATGGAACGTATGATTTTAATATAGAGGTTGAGAATAATAAGTATTTAGGTTCTCCAGCATCTGGTATAATTGTTGTTCATGGTTCCGATATATCAAAATCTATAAACTTTTTAAAAACATATAAGGTTAATTTCGTAGAATCAGGATTATCATCCAATATAACATGGTATGTTACTGGCAATGGCATATCTAAACATACAGCATCGCCTGAAAACATTACGTTTATTGTTTTAAATGGAACATACACATTTACTGTTACTAATATAAGCAATTATAGAATAATAAAAACTCATTATAAAGTCGTGGTGAATGGTCACAATGTAACTGTTAAATTGAACTACCAGAAAATAAGCAAACCTATATCAATTTCTAGAATTGATTTGTATTCTATAGTGAGTGGCGCAGTTATAGCTTTGTTGACAGCACTGTATTTAATAAGAAGACGTAAAAATAGGTAA